One genomic segment of Geothermobacter hydrogeniphilus includes these proteins:
- a CDS encoding CBS domain-containing protein — MSRTVRDILRSKGGQIFSIDADATVFEALEVLARENVGALMVMKDDRLVGMLSERDYARKVILKGLSSPKTPVREIMTEAVCYARPEHTVEECMALITEKRCRHLPVFDGDQLVGLISIGDLVKASIAEKEFIINQLENYIKAG, encoded by the coding sequence ATGAGCAGAACGGTCCGCGACATCCTGCGCAGCAAGGGAGGCCAGATTTTCAGCATCGATGCCGATGCCACCGTTTTCGAGGCCCTGGAAGTGCTGGCCCGCGAAAATGTCGGCGCGTTGATGGTGATGAAAGACGACCGCCTGGTCGGCATGCTCTCCGAGCGCGACTATGCCCGCAAGGTGATTCTCAAGGGCCTCTCCTCACCCAAAACCCCGGTTCGGGAGATCATGACCGAAGCGGTCTGCTACGCCCGCCCGGAGCATACGGTCGAGGAATGCATGGCGCTGATCACGGAAAAACGCTGCCGGCACCTGCCGGTCTTCGACGGCGACCAGCTGGTCGGCCTGATTTCCATCGGTGACCTGGTCAAGGCTTCGATCGCTGAAAAAGAATTTATCATCAACCAGCTGGAGAATTATATCAAGGCCGGTTGA